From one Rattus norvegicus strain BN/NHsdMcwi chromosome 7, GRCr8, whole genome shotgun sequence genomic stretch:
- the Endou gene encoding uridylate-specific endoribonuclease precursor: MKACVPLIVAMLCGLTWAGNLESCASRCNERFNRDAVCQCDRRCPQHDDCCDDYEHLCTDEEGPPEPKALLDPEDEIPASYLYSSPSSCQGRCRETYDKHHPCHCNDRCLEFGNCCEDFGNLCGDHEGFSHSSDAITKEELKSISETIYRVDINKAQKKDIVLNSQNQISPAETGNQVDRCPEPLFKYVNEKLFSKPTYAAFINLLNNYQRATGHGEHFSAQQLEEQVVFLREVMKTAVMKELYSFLRHQNRYGSQQEFVEDLKNMWFGLYSRGNEEGDSSGFEHVFSGEVKKGKVTGFHNWIRFYLQEKEGLLDYYSHNYDGPWDSYPDVLAMQFNWDGYYKEVGSVFIGSSPEFEFALYSLCFITRPGKKCHLSLGGYPLAIQTYTWDKTTYGNGKKYIATAYVVSSTQ, encoded by the exons ATGAAAGCCTGTGTCCCTTTAATAGTGGCTATGCTCTGTGGCCTAACCTGGGCTG GAAACCTGGAGTCGTGCGCATCTCGCTGTAATGAGAGATTTAACCGGGATGCTGTCTGCCAGTGTGATCGCCGGTGCCCCCAGCATGATGACTGCTGTGACGACTATGAACATCTGTGCACTG ATGAAGAAGGCCCCCCAGAGCCAAAGGCACTCCTGGATCCGGAGGATGAGATCCCAGCCAGCT ACCTGTACTCCTCACCAAGCTCCTGCCAGGGCCGCTGCCGGGAAACCTACGACAAACACCATCCTTGCCACTGCAATGACCGCTGCCTAGAGTTTGGGAACTGCTGTGAGGATTTTGGCAACCTGTGTGGTGACCATG AGGGTTTCTCCCACAGCAGCGATGCCATCACCAAGGAGGAGCTTAAGAGTATCTCCGAGACCATCTACAGGGTAGACATCAATAAAGCCCAGAAGAAAGACATTGTCCTCAATAGTCAAAACCAGATCTCCCCGGCAGAGACAGGAAACCAAGTGGATCGATGCCCAGAGCC GCTCTTCAAGTATGTCAACGAGAAGCTCTTCTCCAAGCCTACCTATGCGGCCTTTATCAACCTACTCAACAATTACCAGCGGGCCACAGGCCACGGGGAGCACTTCAGTGCCCAACAGCTAGAAGAGCAGGTTGTTTTCCTCAGGGAGGTCATGAAGACAGCTGTCATGAAAGAGCTTTACAGCTTTCTCCGTCACCAAA ACCGTTACGGCTCCCAACAGGAGTTCGTGGAAGATTTGAAGAACATGTGGTTTGGGCTCTACTCAAGAGGCAATGAAGAAGGGGATTCGAGTGGCTTTGAACATGTCTTCTCTG GCGAGGTGAAGAAGGGCAAGGTCACTGGCTTCCATAACTGGATCCGCTTCTACCTGCAAGAGAAGGAGGGTTTGCTTGACTATTACAGTCACAACTACGACGGGCCT TGGGATTCCTACCCAGATGTCCTGGCCATGCAGTTCAACTGGGATGGCTATTACAAGGAAGTGGGCTCAGTCTTCATTGGCAGCAGCCCTGAGTTCGAGTTTGCCCTTTACTCTCTGTGCTTCATCACCAGGCCAGGCAAAAA GTGCCATTTGAGCCTGGGGGGCTATCCTTTGGCTATCCAGACCTACACCTGGGACAAGACCACCTACGGGAATGGCAAGAAGTACATTGCCACAGCCTATGTGGTGTCTTCTACCCAATAG